One Centroberyx gerrardi isolate f3 chromosome 6, fCenGer3.hap1.cur.20231027, whole genome shotgun sequence genomic region harbors:
- the LOC139912744 gene encoding solute carrier family 13 member 2-like, with the protein MALYWCTECIPLAVTALLPVIFFPMMGIMESGEVCIQYLKDSNMLFIGGLLVAIAVEHWNLHKRIALRVLLLVGVKPALLMMGFMATTAFLSMWISNTASTAMMLPIAHAVLQQLSDTEAKAEERDLGLTAAKAGHQNQAFEMGDTNESNDKELKPKDNSINMGVSPEAELSRIKRELKYVNLSKGMSLSVCYAASIGGTATLTGTTPNVILKGQIDELFPGNGDIINFASWFGFSFPNMVLMLALSWLWLQFIYLGFNLKKSFGCGTHKDGDREAYQVMKDEYKKLGSMSFAEGCVLVIFTLLVLLWFTREPGFMPGWATVLFNKDRPFVTDGTVAILMSTLFFCIPSTLPRCGGTSEDGKPLKAPPTLLNWDIVHEKMPWSIILLLGGGFALARGSETSGLSTWLGESLAPLQSIPPFAISILLCLLVAMFTECSSNTATTTLFLPILASMAVAIKLHPLYVMLPCTICASLAFMLPVATPPNAIAFSYGNLKVMDMAKAGFILNFLGVITINIALNTWGAAMFQLNTFPSWANVTNTP; encoded by the exons ATGGCTCTGTACTGGTGTACAGAGTGCATCCCTCTGGCTGTGACCGCCTTGCTGCCGGTCATTTTCTTCCCCATGATGGGCATCATGGAGTCAGGCGAG GTTTGTATCCAGTACCTGAAAGACTCCAACATGCTCTTTATTGGCGGGCTGCTGGTGGCCATCGCTGTGGAGCACTGGAACCTGCACAAGAGGATTGCCCTTCGAGTCCTGCTTCTTGTCGGGGTGAAGCCCGCTCT cctGATGATGGGTTTCATGGCCACCACAGCGTTTCTGTCCATGTGGATCAGTAACACAGCGTCCACAGCCATGATGCTGCCCATCGCCCACGccgtgctgcagcagctgtctgACACCGAGGCCAAGGCTGAGGAGAGGGATCTGGGCCTGACTGCTGCAAAGGCCGGCCACCAGAACCAGGCCTTCGAGATGGGAGACACCAACGAGAGCAACGACAAGGAGCTCAAACCCAAGGACAACAGCATcaacatgggtgt GAGCCCAGAGGCGGAGCTGAGCAGAATTAAGAGGGAGCTGAAGTATGTGAACCTGTCAAAAGGCATGAGCCTGAGTGTGTGTTACGCTGCTAGCATCGGAGGGACGGCCACACTCACAGGAACCACACCCAATGTCATCCTGAAGGGCCAGATTGATGA ACTCTTTCCAGGAAATGGAGATATAATCAACTTTGCCAGCTGGTTTGGCTTCTCTTTTCCCAACATGGTATTAATGCTTGCCCTCTCTTGGTTGTGGCTGCAGTTCATTTATTTGGGCTTCAA CTTAAAAAAGTCCTTTGGATGCGGCACACACAAAGATGGTGACAGGGAGGCGTACCAGGTAATGAAAGATGAGTACAAAAAGTTGGGCAGCATGAGCTTCGCTGAGGGCTGTGTGCTGGTTATCTTCACGTTGCTGGTTCTTCTGTGGTTTACCAGGGAGCCTGGGTTCATGCCCGGCTGGGCCACTGTGCTTTTCAACAAGGACAGACC GTTTGTCACTGATGGGACAGTGGCCATACTGATGTCAACACTCTTCTTCTGCATCCCATCCACACTCCCCAGATGTGGCGGGACATCTGAGGATG GAAAGCCCCTCAAAGCCCCTCCGACCCTGCTTAACTGGGATATAGTCCATGAAAAGATGCCTTGGAGTATCATTTTGCTTCTGGGAGGAGGCTTTGCGCTGGCCCGAGGAAGTGAG ACATCTGGTCTTTCCACATGGCTGGGAGAAAGTCTCGCCCCGCTGCAGAGCATCCCTCCCTTTGCCATCTCCATCCTGCTGTGCCTGCTGGTGGCCATGTTCACCGAGTGTTCCAGCAACACCGCCACCACAACGCTCTTCCTGCCTATACTGGCCTCCATG GCCGTCGCCATCAAGTTACACCCGCTGTACGTCATGTTGCCTTGCACCATCTGTGCCTCCCTGGCCTTCATGCTGCCTGTGGCCACTCCACCCAACGCAATTGCCTTCTCCTACGGCAACCTTAAAGTCATGGACATG GCCAAGGCTGGATTCATTCTGAACTTTCTTGGAGTCATAACCATCAACATCGCCCTAAACACGTGGGGTGCGGCCATGTTCCAGCTGAACACCTTTCCCAGCTGGGCCAATGTCACCAACACCCCTTGA